Proteins co-encoded in one Pseudarthrobacter chlorophenolicus A6 genomic window:
- a CDS encoding carbohydrate kinase family protein has translation MPADQYTGDAAAEHLDVVVVGEALVDIVVSPRGTEEHPGGSPANVAYGLGRLGVGTGLMTSIGTDHHGAAIEQHLHSAGVRLLPGSRGTAATATATAVLASDGSARYDFDIRWDLPRTAPAALPKILHTGSIATFLEPGASVVRELLEQSHRRCTVTYDPNVRPSLLGSHSEAASIFEDLLPFTEVVKLSDEDARWLYPRLSLDEVSRRILGLGPALVAVTRGADGSLLTTRDAQVAVPSLKSVVADTIGAGDSYMTALIYGLLMRGADGLAPSVLEALGRMAAKAAAITVRRPGAHPPTLEELRADVPEHEPASR, from the coding sequence ATGCCAGCAGACCAGTACACGGGCGACGCCGCCGCGGAGCACCTTGACGTGGTGGTGGTCGGCGAAGCCCTTGTGGACATCGTCGTCTCGCCCCGCGGCACCGAAGAGCACCCCGGCGGATCGCCCGCGAACGTTGCCTACGGGCTCGGCAGGCTCGGGGTGGGTACCGGCCTGATGACCTCTATCGGCACCGACCACCACGGCGCCGCCATCGAACAGCACCTCCACAGCGCGGGGGTCCGGCTCCTGCCGGGATCACGCGGAACCGCGGCAACGGCGACGGCCACCGCCGTCCTGGCCTCGGACGGTTCGGCCCGGTACGACTTCGACATCCGCTGGGACCTGCCCCGGACTGCCCCGGCGGCCCTCCCGAAGATCCTGCATACCGGCTCCATAGCCACCTTCCTGGAACCCGGTGCCTCCGTGGTGCGTGAGCTGCTGGAGCAGTCGCACCGGCGCTGCACGGTCACTTACGATCCCAACGTCCGGCCGTCCCTGCTCGGCAGCCACTCTGAAGCCGCATCCATCTTCGAGGACCTCCTGCCGTTCACCGAGGTGGTCAAACTCAGCGACGAGGATGCCCGGTGGCTCTACCCGCGCCTATCCCTGGACGAAGTCTCGCGGCGGATCCTCGGACTGGGCCCGGCCCTCGTTGCCGTCACCAGGGGAGCGGACGGCTCCCTGCTCACCACCCGGGACGCCCAGGTGGCTGTGCCCTCCCTCAAATCCGTGGTGGCGGACACCATCGGTGCCGGCGATTCCTACATGACCGCCCTGATCTACGGGCTGCTCATGCGCGGAGCCGACGGGCTGGCACCATCGGTGCTGGAGGCGCTGGGACGGATGGCAGCCAAGGCCGCAGCCATCACCGTCCGCCGGCCTGGCGCCCACCCGCCCACGCTGGAGGAACTCCGGGCAGACGTTCCGGAGCACGAACCGGCATCCCGCTGA
- a CDS encoding glycoside hydrolase family 32 protein has translation MSSSVEAALPETAPATTGWRPALHYTARDTWLNDPNGLVYYGGQYHLFYQHNPFGNVWGNMSWGHATSRDLLHWTEHPVAIACDEEEDIFSGSVVVDHGNTSGFGTAESPALVAIYTSAFKAGSGHAGTQAQSLAFSTDGGMTWSKYAGNPVLSRNSAHFRDPKVFRYEGDNGPYWVMAAVEAQQQKVVLYRSENLKAWDFLSEFGPANADAGEWECPDLFPLAVDGDPDNIKWVLIVNVNPGAVAGGSGGQYFVGHFDGVSFVADASSLAAPAGVSSLGDAAGATAALRRCLWLDWGRDCYASVSFSNAPDGRRIIIGWMNNWDYANQLPTAPWRSSMTLARELRLTAHEGSARLVQEPVLGGGSSGTSLSGTGESLRSGPFDLEDAAFRLPDAVPGTAQVIDAEILPGSAGQVYFHLLEGEDGNAGTVLSYHPGRAELILDRRQSGNTGFHPKFPSAEAAPLILASGVLKLRIVVDHCSVEVFAQDGQVVLTDLVFPLAGQTANRLTASGGRATVRALTVTALS, from the coding sequence ATGTCCAGCAGCGTTGAAGCCGCACTTCCGGAAACAGCCCCCGCCACCACCGGGTGGAGGCCTGCCCTTCACTACACGGCACGGGACACCTGGCTGAACGATCCCAACGGCCTGGTGTACTACGGCGGCCAGTACCACCTCTTCTACCAGCACAACCCGTTCGGCAACGTGTGGGGCAACATGTCCTGGGGCCACGCCACCTCCCGCGACCTGCTGCACTGGACCGAACACCCCGTGGCCATCGCCTGCGACGAGGAGGAAGACATCTTTTCCGGGAGCGTGGTGGTGGACCACGGCAACACTTCCGGCTTCGGCACGGCCGAATCACCGGCCCTGGTGGCCATCTACACCAGTGCGTTCAAGGCCGGATCCGGGCACGCCGGCACACAGGCCCAGTCCCTGGCCTTCAGCACGGACGGCGGCATGACCTGGAGCAAATACGCCGGAAACCCGGTCCTCAGCCGGAACTCCGCGCACTTCCGCGACCCCAAAGTCTTCCGTTACGAAGGGGACAACGGCCCGTACTGGGTCATGGCCGCCGTCGAAGCGCAGCAGCAGAAGGTGGTCCTGTACCGCTCCGAGAACCTCAAGGCCTGGGACTTCCTGAGCGAGTTCGGCCCTGCGAATGCCGATGCCGGTGAGTGGGAGTGTCCGGACCTCTTTCCGCTCGCCGTTGACGGGGACCCGGACAACATCAAGTGGGTGCTGATCGTCAACGTCAATCCTGGGGCCGTGGCGGGTGGCTCGGGCGGACAGTACTTCGTGGGGCATTTCGACGGCGTCAGTTTCGTTGCGGACGCTTCCTCGCTTGCTGCGCCGGCCGGGGTCAGTTCGCTCGGTGACGCAGCCGGGGCGACGGCGGCACTCCGGCGCTGCCTCTGGCTGGACTGGGGGAGGGACTGCTACGCGTCCGTCTCCTTCAGCAACGCCCCGGACGGCCGGCGCATCATCATCGGCTGGATGAACAACTGGGACTACGCCAACCAGCTGCCCACTGCCCCCTGGCGCTCCTCGATGACGCTGGCGCGCGAGCTGCGGCTCACAGCGCATGAAGGCTCCGCCCGGCTGGTCCAAGAACCCGTGCTGGGCGGCGGCAGCTCCGGAACCAGCCTGTCCGGTACCGGCGAAAGCCTCCGCTCCGGCCCCTTCGACCTGGAGGACGCTGCTTTCCGATTGCCGGACGCCGTCCCCGGCACGGCCCAGGTCATCGACGCCGAAATCCTCCCCGGAAGCGCCGGGCAGGTGTACTTCCACCTGCTCGAAGGTGAGGACGGAAACGCCGGGACGGTGCTGAGCTACCACCCGGGCCGCGCTGAGCTCATCCTGGACCGCCGGCAGTCCGGGAATACCGGCTTCCACCCAAAGTTCCCGTCGGCCGAAGCAGCCCCGCTCATCCTGGCGAGCGGCGTGCTCAAGCTGCGCATCGTCGTCGACCATTGCTCGGTGGAGGTGTTCGCGCAGGACGGCCAGGTGGTCCTCACCGACCTTGTTTTCCCGCTTGCCGGACAGACGGCGAACAGGCTGACTGCCAGCGGCGGGCGGGCCACTGTCCGCGCACTCACCGTCACCGCGCTCAGCTAA
- a CDS encoding LacI family DNA-binding transcriptional regulator — protein MSNRNIGIKDVAVAAGVSVTTVSHVLNEVSYARVSPGTKDRVRSAAEQLGYGPNRLARALRTQRTGMLGLVSEDIATTPHAGRIILGADEAAKARGYNLMIINTSASASLESREADVEALLERRVDGILYATMYHRNVELPANLGSVPSVLVDSVAAGGDITAVIPDEEGGARAAVAALLEAGHTRVGFINNTDDVPATHQRLRAFRATLSDAGLDGGAAPVESAVSEVQGGYEAALRILAREDRADVPTALFCYNDRMAIGAYRAAAELGLRIPEDLSVAGFDNQELIAANIHPGLTTVALPHYEMGAWATEHLIDAVEGKTDLSLMALHPTILGCPLVRRDSIAAPRA, from the coding sequence ATGAGCAACAGGAACATCGGGATCAAGGACGTGGCGGTGGCTGCCGGCGTGTCCGTGACCACTGTTTCGCACGTCCTCAACGAGGTTTCCTATGCCCGGGTCAGCCCCGGAACCAAGGACAGGGTGAGATCCGCCGCCGAGCAGCTGGGCTACGGTCCCAACCGCCTGGCCCGGGCCCTGCGCACCCAGCGGACGGGCATGCTGGGGCTGGTGAGCGAGGACATCGCCACCACCCCCCACGCCGGCCGCATCATCCTCGGCGCGGACGAGGCCGCAAAAGCCCGCGGCTACAACCTCATGATCATCAACACCTCAGCGTCGGCCAGCCTGGAGTCCCGGGAGGCTGACGTCGAGGCCCTCCTGGAGCGCCGGGTGGACGGCATCCTCTACGCCACCATGTACCACCGCAATGTGGAGCTGCCGGCCAACCTGGGCAGCGTGCCCTCCGTCCTGGTGGACTCCGTGGCGGCCGGCGGCGATATCACGGCTGTGATCCCGGACGAAGAGGGCGGCGCACGCGCAGCCGTGGCTGCGCTCCTGGAAGCCGGGCACACCCGGGTTGGCTTCATCAACAACACGGACGATGTCCCCGCAACCCACCAGCGGCTCCGCGCCTTCCGGGCCACCCTGTCAGATGCAGGGCTCGACGGCGGCGCGGCACCTGTCGAGTCTGCCGTCTCCGAGGTGCAGGGCGGCTACGAGGCTGCGCTCCGGATCCTTGCACGCGAGGACCGCGCGGACGTGCCCACAGCCCTGTTCTGCTACAACGACCGCATGGCGATCGGCGCCTACCGCGCCGCCGCAGAGCTGGGGCTCCGGATCCCGGAGGACCTGTCCGTGGCAGGCTTCGACAACCAGGAACTAATTGCAGCGAACATCCACCCGGGACTGACCACCGTTGCCCTGCCGCACTACGAGATGGGCGCCTGGGCCACCGAACACCTGATTGACGCCGTTGAGGGCAAGACCGACCTCTCCCTCATGGCACTCCACCCGACCATCCTGGGTTGCCCCTTGGTCCGCCGCGACTCCATCGCGGCCCCACGGGCCTAG
- a CDS encoding carbohydrate ABC transporter permease, with product MRVAERMKHDAGTPAKAAGAPSAAPAVVRPGKRRGVNREGLEAGRRSTRTLLWILLAAAMVLYGFPFLYLLFTSFKTPIDTIAVPPTILPREWTLENYTNALGRSGVLASFINSVQTAIISTVLSLVLAVPAAYGITRYKTLSGRIFIMAALVTRMVPPVAIGIPLASMMGTLGLSDTPIALSIAHTTISLPLSIWLMSSFFEAVPQDLEEAATVDGCSRLGALWRVVIPVVSGGIAVTAIFAFLASWNEFLFALLMTAIRSQTTPVVIANFQTQFGLDWGSMTALAAVYSIPVILLTLLLQRKIVAGMTLGAVKG from the coding sequence ATGCGCGTCGCCGAACGCATGAAGCACGACGCCGGCACCCCGGCCAAGGCGGCTGGGGCACCTTCCGCAGCACCCGCCGTCGTCCGTCCCGGCAAGCGCCGCGGCGTCAACCGCGAAGGCCTGGAAGCAGGCCGGCGCAGCACCCGGACCCTGCTGTGGATCCTGCTGGCCGCGGCCATGGTCCTCTACGGGTTCCCGTTCCTGTACCTGCTGTTCACGTCCTTCAAGACGCCCATCGACACCATCGCGGTGCCGCCCACCATCCTCCCCAGGGAATGGACGCTGGAGAACTACACCAACGCGCTGGGCCGCAGCGGAGTGCTGGCCTCGTTCATCAACAGCGTCCAGACAGCCATCATCAGCACCGTGCTTTCGCTGGTCCTGGCCGTCCCCGCGGCCTACGGGATCACCCGGTACAAGACCCTCAGCGGCCGGATCTTCATCATGGCCGCGCTGGTGACGCGCATGGTGCCGCCGGTGGCTATCGGCATCCCGCTGGCCTCCATGATGGGGACGCTGGGCCTGTCCGATACCCCCATCGCCCTGTCCATCGCGCACACCACCATCTCGCTGCCGCTCTCCATCTGGCTGATGTCCAGCTTCTTTGAGGCCGTCCCGCAGGACCTGGAAGAAGCGGCCACCGTGGACGGCTGCAGCAGGCTCGGCGCGCTCTGGCGCGTGGTGATCCCGGTGGTGTCCGGCGGCATCGCCGTTACCGCGATCTTCGCCTTCCTGGCCTCCTGGAACGAGTTCCTTTTCGCCCTCCTCATGACGGCCATCCGTTCGCAGACCACCCCCGTGGTGATCGCCAACTTCCAGACCCAGTTCGGCCTGGACTGGGGTTCCATGACAGCGCTGGCCGCCGTCTACTCCATCCCGGTCATCCTCCTCACGCTGCTCCTGCAGCGCAAGATCGTGGCCGGCATGACGCTCGGCGCCGTCAAGGGCTGA
- a CDS encoding carbohydrate ABC transporter permease: protein MRISDRRFALFLMAPAALFLAIFVAFPLFRLVADSFYKISPIAGGPRDFVGLDNYVRAFASEAFTGAGWRTLAYTLVVVTLEFALGLGMALLFTMLGKSSQIWRTVFMYPLMIAPIVAGLLWKFLMIDNFGLIGTLLHQAGILSNPNQIGWLSDPNIVLFSVAIPDIWLTTSFMCLVLFAGLQNIPGDLIEAARLDGARAHDLLFRIILPLLRPVIAVALVVRGIDAARAFDTILIQTNGGPQSASETMSLLIYRTMIRFGDPGLASAMGTIYLLAMLAVAFFAVATIWRPGKDN from the coding sequence GTGCGCATCTCCGATCGCCGCTTCGCCCTGTTCCTGATGGCGCCAGCGGCGCTGTTCCTGGCAATATTCGTAGCCTTTCCCCTGTTCCGCCTGGTGGCGGACAGCTTCTACAAGATCTCCCCGATCGCCGGCGGCCCCCGCGACTTCGTGGGCCTGGACAACTACGTCCGCGCCTTCGCCTCCGAGGCCTTCACCGGCGCCGGCTGGCGGACCCTGGCCTACACCCTGGTGGTGGTCACCCTCGAGTTCGCCCTCGGCCTGGGCATGGCACTGCTGTTCACCATGCTGGGCAAGAGCTCCCAGATCTGGCGGACCGTGTTCATGTACCCGCTGATGATCGCCCCCATCGTGGCCGGCCTGCTGTGGAAGTTCCTGATGATCGATAACTTCGGCCTCATCGGAACCCTCCTGCACCAGGCAGGCATCCTGTCCAACCCCAACCAGATCGGCTGGCTCTCGGACCCCAACATCGTGCTCTTCTCGGTGGCGATCCCGGACATCTGGCTCACCACCTCGTTCATGTGCCTGGTGCTGTTCGCCGGGCTGCAGAACATCCCCGGTGACCTCATCGAAGCCGCCCGGCTGGACGGCGCACGCGCCCATGACCTGCTGTTCCGGATCATCCTGCCGCTGCTGCGCCCCGTCATCGCCGTGGCCCTGGTGGTCCGCGGCATCGACGCGGCCCGCGCCTTTGACACCATCCTCATCCAAACCAACGGCGGCCCGCAGTCCGCCTCGGAAACCATGAGCCTGCTGATTTACCGCACCATGATCCGCTTCGGCGATCCGGGGCTGGCCAGCGCCATGGGCACCATCTACCTGCTGGCGATGCTCGCCGTCGCGTTCTTCGCGGTGGCCACCATCTGGCGGCCAGGAAAGGACAACTGA
- a CDS encoding ABC transporter substrate-binding protein has translation MSTRTFISRIAVGGICTAVALAASACGAGGPANTSGSAGTNTVNVLVEAGGHAELTGVAEQCKAETGVTANFVELPYDGMFNRLSSEFSSGNVSFDVAALDSVWLPSFKDAVQPIDELFTDEAKKDIFPALVKEANVDGHFIGMPAWTNAEIILYRKDLFEDAKNKADFQAKYGYALAAPTTWKQYQDISEFFTKDGMYGTDVKGAVETEWLAHVLQAGSPMVLDGDKVVIDNAAHKEALDFYVSLAKDAPSGAAQVDWAAAQNLFNQGKTAMTRFWAHAYRQIPKDAAVAGKVGAAPMIAGSAGVGGVPGPWYLTVPKATKNAEAAKKFVKCAYDYNSKGIESSLGLAARISAFEKYQDQPGYESFKPLIETLNGKATATRPATEKWQQIVDTVLIPMLQKAVAGGDSATLLADAKKQIEDLLK, from the coding sequence ATGTCCACTCGTACATTCATCAGCAGGATCGCCGTTGGCGGCATCTGCACCGCCGTCGCACTGGCAGCGTCCGCCTGCGGCGCAGGGGGCCCGGCGAACACGTCGGGAAGCGCCGGCACCAACACCGTCAACGTCCTGGTGGAAGCCGGCGGCCACGCCGAACTGACAGGCGTCGCCGAACAGTGCAAGGCCGAAACCGGCGTCACCGCCAACTTCGTCGAACTGCCCTACGACGGCATGTTCAACCGGCTCTCCAGCGAATTCTCCTCCGGCAACGTCTCCTTCGACGTCGCAGCCCTGGACTCGGTCTGGCTGCCCAGCTTCAAGGACGCCGTCCAGCCCATCGACGAGCTCTTCACCGATGAGGCCAAGAAGGACATCTTCCCGGCACTGGTCAAGGAAGCCAACGTGGACGGCCACTTCATCGGCATGCCGGCGTGGACCAACGCCGAAATCATCCTGTACCGCAAGGACCTGTTCGAGGACGCCAAGAACAAGGCGGACTTCCAGGCCAAGTACGGCTACGCCCTGGCCGCCCCCACCACGTGGAAGCAGTACCAGGACATTTCCGAGTTCTTCACCAAGGACGGCATGTACGGCACGGACGTCAAGGGCGCCGTGGAAACCGAATGGCTGGCCCACGTCCTGCAGGCCGGCTCACCCATGGTCCTGGACGGAGACAAGGTGGTCATCGACAACGCCGCCCACAAGGAAGCCCTGGACTTCTACGTGAGCCTGGCCAAGGACGCCCCGTCCGGCGCCGCCCAGGTGGACTGGGCCGCGGCGCAGAACCTGTTCAATCAGGGCAAGACGGCCATGACCCGCTTCTGGGCCCACGCCTACCGCCAGATCCCCAAGGACGCCGCAGTGGCCGGCAAGGTGGGCGCCGCCCCCATGATCGCCGGGTCCGCCGGCGTCGGCGGGGTCCCCGGCCCCTGGTACCTCACCGTGCCGAAGGCCACCAAGAACGCCGAGGCCGCCAAGAAGTTCGTCAAGTGCGCCTACGACTACAACAGCAAGGGCATCGAATCCAGCCTGGGCCTGGCCGCCCGCATCTCCGCTTTCGAGAAGTACCAGGACCAGCCCGGGTACGAAAGCTTCAAGCCGCTGATCGAGACCCTCAACGGCAAGGCCACCGCCACCCGGCCTGCCACCGAAAAGTGGCAGCAGATTGTGGACACCGTCCTGATCCCCATGCTGCAGAAAGCCGTGGCCGGCGGTGACTCCGCCACCCTCCTCGCCGACGCCAAGAAGCAGATCGAGGACCTCCTCAAGTAA
- a CDS encoding NosD domain-containing protein yields the protein MTNRTAETTDPGRRRLLGAGAVATLAGALTLGTTSSAQAADKAPDANIYDVTSWKIKGRPAVTAQVDIGAVINDIIADIKKRQASADSRPGAVITIPPGDYDLRTQVVVDISYLTIAGFGHGFFSRNIKDNVDTSGWLDLQPGGSHIRVLTAPTAPQAFLVRRDGSPRLSGVVFRDFCLDGVEFPPDGNSYRNGRTGIEVASDNDSFHITGMGFVYLEHALIVRGADALRVHDNMIAECGNCVELTGAGQATIVSDNLMGAGPDGVTLLAENHEGLLVTGNNLFPRGRSLVEMSGCNRCSVTSNRFQGFFPGMMRLVNNCKENLVTGNHFRRGMEGFPPFLGKSNGLDDLYGVVHIAGDNNLFSSNLIAYDVAPDRIVPAGARPTMVLIAGGDSNVVATNHVVSNVEGQNVVLDASTVRSKVLDSGPASRITSYSADTAIRPTP from the coding sequence GTGACCAACAGGACTGCGGAAACCACAGACCCCGGCCGGCGCAGGCTTTTGGGTGCCGGCGCTGTTGCCACGCTTGCCGGGGCGTTGACCCTGGGCACCACAAGTTCGGCGCAGGCGGCGGACAAGGCACCGGATGCGAACATCTACGATGTCACTTCCTGGAAAATCAAGGGCCGGCCCGCAGTGACGGCGCAGGTGGATATCGGCGCGGTGATCAACGACATCATCGCGGACATCAAAAAGCGCCAGGCTTCTGCTGACAGCAGGCCAGGGGCCGTCATCACCATCCCTCCGGGCGACTACGACCTTCGCACCCAGGTGGTGGTGGACATCAGCTACCTCACCATCGCCGGCTTCGGCCACGGGTTCTTCTCCCGCAACATCAAGGACAATGTGGATACCTCCGGCTGGCTGGACCTGCAGCCCGGCGGCAGCCACATCCGCGTCCTCACTGCCCCAACAGCTCCGCAGGCCTTCCTGGTGCGGCGGGACGGAAGCCCGCGCCTGTCCGGGGTTGTCTTTCGCGACTTCTGCCTTGACGGCGTGGAGTTCCCGCCCGATGGCAACAGCTACCGCAACGGCAGGACAGGCATCGAAGTCGCATCGGACAACGATTCCTTCCACATCACGGGCATGGGCTTTGTGTATCTGGAACACGCACTGATAGTCCGCGGCGCCGATGCCCTGCGTGTCCACGACAACATGATCGCCGAGTGCGGCAACTGCGTTGAACTCACCGGCGCGGGACAGGCCACCATCGTCAGTGACAACCTCATGGGGGCCGGGCCGGACGGGGTCACCCTCCTGGCGGAGAACCACGAGGGCCTCCTGGTTACCGGCAACAACCTGTTTCCCCGGGGCAGGAGCCTGGTGGAGATGAGCGGCTGTAACCGGTGCTCGGTGACCTCGAACAGGTTCCAGGGCTTCTTCCCCGGGATGATGCGGCTCGTCAACAACTGCAAGGAGAACCTGGTCACCGGCAATCATTTCCGCCGGGGCATGGAGGGCTTCCCGCCGTTCCTGGGAAAGTCCAACGGCCTGGACGATCTGTACGGAGTGGTCCACATTGCGGGAGACAACAACCTTTTCTCCAGCAACCTCATCGCTTACGACGTTGCCCCGGACAGGATTGTGCCGGCAGGCGCCCGGCCCACCATGGTCCTCATCGCCGGGGGCGACAGCAACGTGGTGGCCACGAATCATGTGGTGAGCAACGTGGAGGGGCAGAACGTCGTCCTTGACGCTTCCACCGTCCGCTCGAAGGTTCTCGACAGCGGCCCTGCCTCAAGGATCACGTCCTACAGTGCCGATACCGCCATCCGCCCAACCCCGTAG
- a CDS encoding dihydrolipoamide acetyltransferase family protein encodes MSETRVFLLPDLGEGLTEAELVSWHVAVGDSIEVDQPIAEVETAKSAVEVPSPYAGIVAELHGKPGETLDVGMPLISVTPVGSSVPAAPVVEPVETELGEPVVEPDSSVVEPVETKEVAQSYREEEKAGSGNVLIGYGTPGGHGVAKRTRARKSSVSVVEPASVVEPVETSGVSTGSTTGDELALLRTRVPGKLGAVISPLVRRMAREHGVDLGDISGSGDSGLIMRRDVEAAISAPVGVSTGSTTESVVEPVETKPVETPVAEPEVPGSRQARSPEDKDARTGLAISSRTPVRGVRKAVAANMSRSRSEIPEATVWVDVDATGLLELRAGMKASGAEVPGLLAFIARFVTAGLKKYPELNTRIETADDGSQEIVGFDGINLGFAAQTDRGLVVPSVRAAEKLSARELDAEIRRLTDVARQGKATPAELGGGTFTLNNYGVFGVDGSAAIINHPEVGILGVGRIIAKPWVVNGELAVRKVTELTLTFDHRVCDGGTAAGFLRFVADAIENPQTLLADI; translated from the coding sequence ATGAGCGAGACGCGTGTGTTCCTGCTGCCGGACCTGGGCGAGGGCCTGACCGAGGCCGAGCTGGTGTCCTGGCATGTTGCCGTGGGTGATTCAATCGAGGTGGACCAGCCCATCGCCGAGGTGGAGACCGCCAAGTCCGCCGTTGAGGTGCCTTCGCCGTACGCCGGGATCGTGGCTGAGCTGCACGGCAAGCCGGGGGAGACCCTGGACGTGGGGATGCCGCTGATCTCGGTGACGCCGGTTGGTTCCTCGGTTCCCGCCGCTCCGGTGGTTGAGCCTGTCGAAACCGAGTTGGGTGAGCCGGTGGTTGAGCCCGATTCTTCGGTGGTTGAGCCCGTCGAAACCAAAGAAGTGGCCCAGTCCTATAGGGAAGAGGAGAAGGCCGGATCCGGAAATGTCCTGATCGGCTACGGGACGCCGGGCGGCCACGGGGTCGCCAAGCGGACCCGCGCACGAAAGTCTTCTGTCTCGGTGGTTGAGCCTGCCTCGGTGGTTGAGCCTGTCGAAACCTCCGGGGTTTCGACAGGCTCAACCACCGGTGACGAGCTCGCGCTCCTTCGTACCCGGGTCCCAGGCAAACTGGGTGCCGTCATTTCGCCGCTGGTCCGTCGGATGGCGCGGGAGCACGGGGTGGATCTGGGGGACATCTCCGGTTCCGGTGACAGCGGCCTGATCATGCGCCGTGATGTCGAGGCGGCCATCTCCGCCCCGGTCGGGGTTTCGACAGGCTCAACCACCGAATCGGTGGTTGAGCCTGTCGAAACCAAGCCTGTCGAAACCCCCGTGGCTGAGCCTGAGGTTCCTGGATCTCGACAGGCTCGATCACCGGAGGATAAGGATGCCCGCACTGGACTCGCTATTTCGTCCCGCACGCCGGTCCGCGGCGTGCGCAAGGCAGTGGCGGCAAACATGTCCCGCAGCCGGTCGGAAATCCCCGAGGCAACGGTGTGGGTGGACGTCGACGCCACCGGACTGCTGGAGCTCCGTGCCGGTATGAAGGCCAGTGGTGCCGAGGTTCCGGGACTTCTGGCATTCATCGCCCGTTTTGTCACAGCCGGGCTAAAAAAGTACCCGGAGCTGAACACCCGGATCGAAACGGCGGACGACGGGTCGCAGGAGATCGTCGGGTTCGACGGCATCAACCTGGGCTTCGCCGCGCAGACCGACCGGGGTCTGGTGGTCCCGTCCGTCCGTGCCGCCGAGAAGCTGAGCGCCCGTGAACTGGACGCGGAGATCCGGCGGCTGACCGACGTCGCACGCCAGGGCAAGGCAACCCCCGCGGAACTGGGCGGCGGCACTTTCACTCTGAACAATTACGGCGTGTTCGGCGTGGACGGTTCCGCGGCGATCATCAACCACCCGGAGGTCGGCATCCTGGGCGTGGGCCGGATCATCGCCAAGCCGTGGGTGGTCAACGGCGAACTGGCAGTCCGCAAGGTCACCGAACTGACCCTGACCTTTGACCACCGGGTCTGCGACGGCGGCACCGCTGCGGGCTTCCTCCGTTTCGTGGCCGACGCAATCGAAAACCCGCAGACCCTCCTGGCGGACATCTAA
- a CDS encoding alpha-ketoacid dehydrogenase subunit beta, which produces MSPTITTSSEANGNVSAATARAAASAAATAEATGPQPVTMAKALNTALADAMHADSSVLVFGEDVGLLGGVFRITDGLTATFGEQRCFDTPLAESGIVGMAVGMAINGMRPVIEMQFDAFAYPAFEQIVSHVAKMHNRTRGAVKLPLVIRIPYGGGIGGVEHHCDSSEAYYAHTAGLKVYTPATVADGYRMLREAIDSDDPVVFMEPKKMYWTKDSVDLSELRDLHEHPAEGTTAGQGSEGRAAVARPGTDATLIAYGPSVPTALAAAEAAALEGRSLEVIDVRTIVPFDDETVAASVRKTGRAVVIAEAHGFASVSSEIVARVQERCFHHLAAPIRRVTGFDVPYPAPKLEKYYLPGVDRILDAVDDLQWED; this is translated from the coding sequence GTGAGCCCCACCATCACCACCTCGTCCGAGGCCAACGGCAACGTTTCCGCCGCCACCGCCCGGGCGGCAGCCTCCGCCGCGGCAACCGCGGAAGCCACAGGCCCGCAGCCGGTCACCATGGCCAAGGCCCTGAACACCGCGCTGGCGGACGCCATGCATGCCGATTCGTCCGTCCTGGTGTTCGGCGAGGACGTGGGGCTTTTGGGCGGCGTCTTCCGGATCACCGACGGCCTCACCGCCACGTTCGGCGAGCAGCGCTGCTTCGACACCCCGCTGGCCGAATCCGGCATTGTGGGCATGGCCGTGGGCATGGCCATCAACGGCATGCGGCCGGTCATCGAGATGCAGTTCGACGCGTTCGCCTACCCGGCGTTCGAACAGATCGTCAGCCACGTGGCCAAGATGCACAACCGGACCCGCGGTGCCGTGAAGCTGCCACTGGTCATCCGCATCCCCTACGGCGGCGGCATCGGGGGAGTGGAGCACCACTGCGACTCCTCCGAGGCGTACTACGCCCACACGGCCGGCCTGAAGGTCTACACCCCGGCCACCGTGGCGGACGGCTACCGGATGCTCCGCGAAGCCATCGACTCGGACGACCCCGTGGTCTTCATGGAACCCAAGAAAATGTACTGGACCAAAGACTCGGTGGACCTTTCGGAACTCCGGGACCTGCACGAGCATCCAGCGGAAGGCACGACGGCGGGACAAGGCTCCGAGGGGAGGGCCGCCGTCGCCCGTCCCGGCACCGACGCGACCCTGATCGCGTACGGCCCGTCCGTGCCCACCGCTCTTGCCGCGGCCGAGGCCGCTGCGCTGGAAGGCCGCTCGCTGGAGGTGATCGACGTGCGGACCATCGTGCCGTTCGACGATGAAACAGTTGCTGCGTCGGTGCGCAAGACCGGCCGGGCCGTGGTGATCGCCGAGGCCCACGGGTTCGCCTCCGTGTCCTCCGAGATTGTGGCCCGCGTGCAGGAGCGCTGCTTCCACCACCTGGCCGCACCCATCCGCCGCGTCACCGGGTTCGACGTCCCGTACCCGGCGCCGAAACTCGAGAAGTACTACCTGCCCGGCGTGGACCGCATCCTCGACGCCGTTGACGACCTGCAGTGGGAGGACTGA